The DNA window GCTAATTAACCTTgtttaactaattaaattatgatttacttaaTATAATTAACCTATTAATCCAACATTGTGGACTTTCCATCGTCATCCACTATCACATAATTAGAACTGGTTTGTTTATCATTTTGGACCTTTGactaattacaatttaagtccTCAATCTTTTGgtcaattaaaaacctatagcaattataattttacaatttggtccttgtaTCATAATTAAGTAATTACTTGACAAAATTGATGGaccaaacattaataattttttataccaactccgtaaatatttatatttaatatttacgaacttagtTTATGGAAATGGGGTTCTGAAAACTCCTTTTTCGATACCActaaaaatcgagttgttacatgcATTgtgtaatttgaatttttttatagttttatttttttataaccctttcacctaaaaattttaaaaaacaaatttatcaaaatataaaaaaacataaaaacacttaaaaatccaatataataaattacattttttcaAGACAGACTCTTGATGTCACAGAGAAatgaaaaactataaaaaaagatCACAATGTGTAAAGATTgggagttaaaatttttttaaaaccaagACTAAAATGACattatatataaatgttgaggttaaagttgctattatgtcaattttaaaagttgacaAAATATTTTTCTGTTAACCATTTAATGGTCGAtgacttaaaaaaaattgatattttataacttttcataattaagttaaaataactaatttattcatggtaattGCCATAAGTGTGcgaatggagaaaagaaaaacaatacgAGCAGAAATTTCCAGATCAAGACTGGCCTATTGTCCAACTTGCAAGATATGCAACTGACTTTATTAGAGATTAAAAGCAAGGAATGTCAATGGGGAATCAATCTTAGCGTTGACATTTATGGATAAACAatcatattcatgcattgataaCGATGAAATGACTCTAAGCACTTAACCAAGCTGCTTcagttttattctttttttatctttaatgCCTTGTCCAGGTTCTTAAAGGCCAAAATTCCCATCTGTATTTGGCAATTCTTCAATGGTTTCAAGATCGGATGAACTCTATAATCACTCATTTTTTATTGGTTTATATTCCATCGTCCACTTGAGCTTTCCTGGTGATTTTGAAGTCAACTGTGAGTGTCTTTCTGAGCAAGTTTGAAATACCTCATTATTTGCACGtcaaatatgaatatatattcgATACATGTATTTCCATACTCATATAGCCTTTTTCAAATCCTATAAAAGGGTGTTTGTTAGCCAATTCTCTTCAATGTGAATCAGCCAAACCAATCAGCAAGGTCCTTGAATCTTACAAGGCATTGGTTCCTCACTCTCCCTCAAGGGCTTCCTGCAATGCCACCGAATACTGCCCTGGCAATGCTGGAAATCTTTGGGGAGAGTGAAATAAACTTGCCTTGCTAAAAATATAGCTTTGTGCGTATGCATTTTCAACGGGAACTCATTTCCCACTCTCCCTCAAGGGCTTCCGTATTTGCTTACCTTTTTTAAGGGCTTTAAAATGAATCCCTTGGGGGAGAGAGTGGACAATGTTCACTATTAACATTAGACTGAACGAAGATATGAATTCTAGTATATTCATGCTTTTTATCTAAGTTTTGGAAACtcaaatttttaggtttttcatggaagaaaacaATATAGAAAAGCATGTTTATTATTTGCCTTTGCTTTGACTTTTCCAGGGTAATCTCAAACATTTCTTACAGGTTATAATGCAAGGCAATGCATGACAGTCTCTGGGTATAAGAGCTTCTTGATTGAAGAAAATGGTAGCAGAGAAAGGACAAAAGAGCAACAAACATATTGCATGTGAGGAATGACCCACAAATTCAGAGACAGGCTTTCAAACattaatgttgaaattttgaaccGTTTTCGAGTATGTTTTTGCTGTACGTTTCTGTCTTTAACCTTATTGGATAAAGTGGAAGGGGTGGGAAGACATTAACACACATATATGGATTGTTTCAAATCAGTTGTCCCATCCTCACCAGCTAAACACAAATTACAAAGGATAAGAGGGAATCTATCTTCATTTGTGTCAGCCAATGTGGGGGACATGATCGTTTCTTTATGGACTTTGGCATTAGTTCTTTGTTGTGTTTGGATTcacaaataaaaattaagttcCCTTAGCTAACCCTCTCACCAGTCTCTGCAGGTCTTTGATTTCAAagcataaaatgtttataaagcAATTGTAATATCAAAGAGCTACTAATAAAAAAGTAGCAATTAGAAAAGGATATATTTGTTGACTTAAATCTCCATAGAAATGATTTTATTGAACAAAgatatataacttaattaaacCTACATGTACAAATGTTCATCAATCTTCTACAAACTTCAAGCTTtttgatatataatataatattcttCATAGCTATCTCCACTAAGGAAGCTCTTGATTCTTCTCCACAACTCTAACCCCGTTTGCAGATCTAAGCACATTGGCCTGATTACATTGAACAAAACCATAAATAAACACAACCCAaagtgtaaaaataaaataaaactgatATTGCAGACACCCATATGTattcttgaattatttttaaGTACCTGAGTTTCGGTGATTTCAACTGCAAAACCATCAACAATGACCAAAGATAAGGTCTTCTTATAGGTACCAGCTTGAAGGGTACTTGCCAAAAGCTCGTCGTGCTTCTTACTCAGATACAAATCAAGCTCATACGCCCCTTTTTTAGTTCTATTAAACAACAATAAGAAAACATAAACATGGAGAAAGAAACTTGCAGAtagataattaaaatatgaagCAGTAATGATATAATGAAACTCACTGATCAGCTCGAAGACGCTGGTATTCAGGATCATAGTTCATGAAAACAAAGTATAGCTCAGTTCTTGTGCTGCCCATTGCCACTATTCTTTTTTTCCAGGTTTGGGTTGGTCAGTTTTTGCATTTTCCAAGCTCATTATGGTAGGTATTTATACCTGAACAGTGACATATAGACCCACCTTTCAAACACacacatacataatatatattcaaCCACAAATTCAATCTTTTCAAAgatcttaattaaataaaaaccaacAACAACTATATAATAAATTTCCAGCTAGCATTTAACCAAATAATCACAACAAAAAGTCAAAAGGAACCCTAATTCTGAAATATGAACTATAATATGTAGTAGAGTTTAATAATGTGCAGATTAATTAATGTGAAGTGTGAACATATTCATTGACCTGAGCAGATATTAACAGTCCTTGCAACATTTCTATAAgtatttattatattatgataCCTTAACGTTCATACCGACAAATAGAAACATCTAATCTAGCCAACTTAAATTTTAGCTTAGTTTCTAATCAATCTGGTAAGCTCGATGAAAGTCAAACTTAAATATGCATTTTCACACAACCCAAAATGTAGTTATATgcttaataaaatatatgttacAATGTTGACATTGTTTGCTAATTTTCGTAAAATAAGATACAATTTTATACTATAAAATAcgacaaacataaataatattgtatatatagatttttataagcgaaatttttaaaagaatggcACGTAATCTTAATTACcaatatttataaaaacaaagACGACTTTATATGTGATAAAGAACACTATCATGGTAATTAAACTAATGCATGGCTATTGGAAGGATTATAAAATTGATCTTTTAACGTGtaatcaaccaaaacaatcatagtaattaaaaaaagaacaaataaataCAGTATCGATTGGATATACTTTGAACAATTTAGCAATTCCAATGGTAGAGCATGCTGTTACTACGTGAAATTCATGGGAGTGTGTAACATACAGTATTATAATCATTAAATTGATAAGATTACTAGTTTTTTAATTCAGTTGGTTTGATCAATTTAATTGTTAgaccaataataattaaaaattcataatttttttattaaatcgattCACCTTATTCAACTATTGATTTTTGTCTTAGTTTCTAATTTTTATCGATTTCAAACAATTTTTGATTCAATCGATTCAACCCTGTTATTTGAACTAATATACTGATCCATTTtttatccaatctattcctattTCAATAACACCGGTCACATCATCAAAACTGCACAAAAACCAAGTTCAAGAATAAAAAAGGATCCAATTGCCACATTTCAgtaccaaaataaacttaattaccATGTCAGGGTCCAAAACATATATTATCCCTGATAATATTAGactattaagtaaaaataaaggcAACAAAAATATCTTGTCTGACAGTAAACTAGTGGATGCATGCGTTCCTTCTCCAAGTCGGCAAAAACCCCGTGCACGTGAGAACATTACGTACCTGGTAGGAAAGAAGGGTGAACTGCAGTGGCAAAAATATGGAGGTGGGTCCCACAAATTATTATCCACGTGTCAGTTCATCAGAGGATGATGGGAAGAGGAAAGGAGATTGTTAAGAGAGACATGGTAGTCGTGTGAGAACTTAATTGGCAGCTACgggttttgtttttaattttcagaCAGACAGTTGTCAGTCACGTGCTCCTCCAATCTTATGTCACCCGCAAACTCTACGCAAAACCCACACGTGGGGAACCTTTTTTAACTTTGTTTGACCGTACAGATTCCGATTCTTCCAATAAATGTTAGGCAATGGCCAATAGGCGAAATCCGCATTTCTCTTTCATCATTGAATTATAGATGCAAtgaacttaataaaattttattctgtGATATTATCTAATCAAATAACAGGTGATGATATAATAGTAAAAGTATTTATCATTTTAGATgtaattatgttattatttaagtttattccGTTATtatatttccttaaaaaaataCTGAATTTATTCATTGAAAAATGATGGATTATATTAACCATCCAACGTTATCTAATGCGATAGAAAGAACTTCGGGCCAAGATGGAAACCAACCTTTGATGTCTTTTAAGACAAACAAACAACTCATCTCATAGGACATCACTAAGATTCATGATCAAGATTTGCCCGATTGCGGGCCTATCCTCCGGCAACATATTCGTACAAGACAACGCAATTAATGTCCAAAACCATCAAAGCTTGCTTCCGATCTATTCCTCGGGCATCAAAttcaaaaaacataattttacctTGTCTTATCATTACCTTGGCGGCACGTAAAAACATTACATGACCTGGCTTACTCACTCCCGTTAGTACTTCGAGTACAACAAGCCCGAAATTGAATATGTCAATTTTTTTTGGCTCACATGACCTTGATGATCGGAACCTTCCGTGCAATGATCGGTCAGCTGGAGGAAGCCGTAATCCGATAACCGAGCCGTGAAGTCGGTGTTTACGATGATGTTGGAGGATTTTATGTTTCCACGAACGTTCATTCTAATGTTGTttttgttgcggaagcgacgataatattaataacaatattatcagaaatatttagataattattatgccaacaattatactaagaaaattcccagttaaattggaggggtcacaatggtcccgcttaaaacccaacaactagacagaactcacttagatatttatagcaataataactaaataaatataaccaacataaagctattaaatataagcaaacaaataagaaataaaataccagagatttaacgaggttcggccaatttagcttacgtcctcggacactaccaaattaatatttcttctagaaatattacaaaggagaagattttgggatcatacaaccaaagggggaggggttctatatataacaaaccaaaccccctccatttctatcttttcctaatgtgggatattgccaatattcaacaaatctccaccttggcgatattccacatcttcgaacatcttctcataacacaaacttcaatagtgtcttcaattttgcaaccaatcgccttcttcccttttggtagttgtgccagcttccacatcttgtttttctctagagattgcatttcctcttccattgcacctaaccatctataattctctaaactctgaatggcttcggtgtaagtggatggaatattatcaacaactggaagtgcataagctaccatgtcagtgaaacgagcaggtttctgaatttctcgtctctgccttctgactgcaattggctctgattgctgttgaggttcttgggtagaaacctcttcctcatctgactctgcatctgccaatgaagaatcactagtggtaccttttgctggaattaccacactctgctcaaactccacctgctgcggagtacactccacctgctgcgaagtactactcactccttctggatttaccttattcaacatggcagattcatgaaaggtaacatccctactgattatcgtcttctttgcctctagacaccacaaacgatatcccttaacaccagcattgaagcccatgaatagagccttctttgctcttggatctaactttgattctttcacatgataatatgcaatagaaccaaaaatgcgcaaggtgtcataatcagtagcaggttttccataccatttctccaaaggagtcttgccatttatagcagatgatggcaaatgattgatgagatgttgagcgtacgtcacagcctcagtccaaaactttctatctaatccagcattagataacatacatcgaactttctccacaagcgttcgattcatacgctctgccaccccattctgttgcggtgttccacctacggtgaagtgccttactatgccacaatcttggcatatcttcaggaaaggatcgcttttatattctccaccgttgtctgatcggagaaccttaatcttccttcctgtctgattttcaactttagttttccacttaaggaaaacttcaagcacctcatctttgttcttcataggaaacacccaaactcgtctggaaaaatcatcaataaaggtgacaaaataacgtcttcctccaagtgatggagtcttggacggtccccatacatcagaatgcacataatccagaatacctttagtattgtgaatcccagtgccaaatttcacccttcgttgttttcccagaacacaatgctcgcaaaattcaagtttgcaagtctttgtacctttcaataatccttgcttggctagagtttgcaaggatttttcaccagcatggcccaaacgcatatgccacagctgtgttgcctcagcgtccttcttggtactcgtaattgctgctgctgttgtcccgaccactgtactaccttggtagtaatacagattgttctttcttatgcctttcaacatcaccaatgctcctgaagttgctttaagaactccatctcgtattgtcacaactaggcctttagattctaacgaccccaaagagatgagattcttcttcaactttgggacatatcgtacatcccgcaaaattctagtagatccatcatgactcctcagtttaattgaacctatcccggctattttacatgtgttatcattacccatgtaaacaacccctccatctagtttttgaaattcaaaaaaccaTTCccaaatgggacacatatgataggaacaaccagaatccatgatccactcatctgcatgtgatgttgaagatgtcatactaagagaaaagtctgactctgcttcactattgcattctgcaacatttgcatcttgcggagtcttcccttttttcttcaattttggacaatctttcttccaatgtcctttttctttgcaaaaagaacattcatctttggcaacagctcgacctttggactttcttctcttccccttagactgactttgctgacgacctcttgttaccaatgcttccactgctgcttcacttgaacctttcaacttatcctttcggcgtagttcatagctatacaatgcagcagttacttcattgaaagttacttccgattttccatgaagtagagtagtttcaaggtactcaaactcctcaggaagcgatcccaacaacattaacgccaagtcttcgtcttcaaaagtcacatccaaattcaacaaatcagccaccagctgattaaaattggtaatgtgctcgttcatcgtggtaccaggaacataactgaaacgaaacagtcttttcttcatatgtaacttattttgactgttcttcttcagaaatttctcctccaatgctttccacaatttacttgcagaagtctctttactgaatgtatacttctgctctctggaaagacatgatcgaattgtaccacatgccaatcggttgatggtcttccattctttatcatcaaccccttctggtttttcttcctcaatggcaatatctagaccctgttgaaagagggcatctagaagctcactttgccacatgccgaaatgacctgttccatcaaaaatttccactacaaatcttgtatttgcagttccaatcctcggcaaaatgtacgaagtggaagttgttgatatggatggtttttcttctgtcatttttgccatagcttctacttaatagccaccaaatgcagaatacccacaagctttaggaaatgtttctgatgtgtaagatcagactaagctgcaaacacagagcatactacaaaaccttggctcggataccaattgttgcggaagcgacgataatattaataacaatattatcagaaatatttagataattattatgccaacaattatactaagaaaattcccagttaaattggaggggttacaatggtcccgcttaaaacccaacaactagacagaactcacttagatatttatagcaataataactaaataaatataaccaacataaagctattaaatataagcaaacaaataagaaataaaataccagagatttaacgaggttcggccaatttagcttacgtcctcggacactaccaaattaatatttcttctagaaatattacaaaggagaagattttgggatcatacaaccaaagggggaggggttctatatataacaaaccaaaccccctccatttctatcttttcctaatgtgggatattgccaatattcaacagtTTTGATCATTCGGAGAGAGCTGTGCATGGATGAAATCGATTGCTCGTGCAATGCAAATAATAATTCGCAGACGTTGGTTCCAATTTAAGGCAGTTTGGCCACGCCTCCCACCTTGCTTAATCAAAAGAAATATTGTTTGaatattcttaaaaaattaatatttggttaaattttgttaCTAGCCTTTGcattttggaaaaagttgtagatttaatctctatattttaatttggttatttttagtctctatactttttaaattttaaaatttcagtcctcaccaaatgataattattattaaattcaatGTGATGTGACAAACATATTACTATATGTGCCAGCTTGTTATTTCAATATgttactcactaaaaattcaatcaatggaTTAACAACTGTTATTTTGtgtcaaaatttaaatttcaaaattcgaaaagtataaaaacttaaaataatttaattgaagaaTATAAACTAAACCTACAACTATACACATGTTacaagactagtaattgaatttaaccaaataaatttaattgttactgttataaatattaaaattgattaaattaaaattcagaaattaaatcttaaaatttaaccCCTCTAAAACCATTACGAAGTTAACGAAAAACTGACTTGAAAGCAAGTCAGCTAAGCTTCCCATAGGGTAATAGTCACAAAGAACAAGCTTGATCCTCTTGGGATATAAGTAAGCAGAGATGGGGACGAGATAGTCGCTGTTGTTGCAAACATGAGCCAATCTCTCGACTCTCCTGCCGAACTCACGCTCCATCATTCTGAAACCTTTTTAGAGCGCAAACTCTACCATCTGATAACACCACTTTTTCTGTCAACCCcatgttgtttttgttgtttccCATCATCAGACCGACGGGCATCCTTAAAATTTCCTTCAAAGACAGTGTTGGCCCGTGGCATTGATTTGGACAAGGACCTCTTACTTGGCGGTCATCGTTTCGAGTGATGAACCTTGGCCTGTTTTGTTCACCATCTCCTTTAAAATCTCTTTTCGATTATGCGAAAGACCTTGCGAGGACATTTTTCTTCAATTCAAAGGAAAAGCGAGGCAACTCACTAGGCTAATTAGTGATTATGCAGAGAATTATACACCTtcaatacatcaaatataaaattttaataaagttatccaaaagggaaaacaaaatgTGGTTTCTTTCGGGATTTGTGGGTCTGATTTGGCGTTTTTTCTGGTGAGTTGAGAGGTTAAGAATTTTTGAATAACAAAAGAATATTTTTCACTATTTCTCTCTTCTGTTTATCATATTCTTTCAACTAGCAATCCCACAGGTTCCTCTGCACTCACCGACGCCATATGATCCGCAGCCATGTTAGCCAGACGTGGTGTATACTGCACTCTCGCTTCCCATTAGCTCTCAATTGTAATAAGCTTATCCTTAAAGGTGACCGGGGCCTCTTCTTCTCTATCCACCGCCATGTCGCCAACGTTCCGAGGATCATCTTCCCTTCGCCTGACTTCCTTTGTCGCCCTCCCTAAGCCGCTTTCTCTTGCCGCCTGACTTTGCATGATTTTAATTCAGATTTTTTAAAGTATATTATTTAATTCCAGTTGAGCAAAAACAACCACTAA is part of the Gossypium hirsutum isolate 1008001.06 chromosome D11, Gossypium_hirsutum_v2.1, whole genome shotgun sequence genome and encodes:
- the LOC107903054 gene encoding subtilisin-like protease SBT2.5; protein product: MGSTRTELYFVFMNYDPEYQRLRADQTKKGAYELDLYLSKKHDELLASTLQAGTYKKTLSLVIVDGFAVEITETQANVLRSANGVRVVEKNQELP